Proteins from a single region of Sediminitomix flava:
- a CDS encoding metallophosphoesterase has product MKERVVIFVSVVFVILFLLDLYSFKGVKLLAEDISKKSTQGLLLKGYWVFNVFIYLLFVAEVFLFEKYRVPGYTPYFFIANALIMMSIFSKLIFVLFHGANDLVYWTKMIGEYLFSAPKVDEETATKISRGKFLTYVGAGLAAVPAGAFLYGMLKGRYDFRVIKKTLSFDNLPKAFDGLKVVQISDIHIGSFPKGHPSVQRAVEQINELEPDVILFTGDLVNNLAIETDGWVDVMKQMKAKYGKYSILGNHDYGMYVPWENKNDQIANFDAVKQANRDMGFDLLLDENRVLEKDGERIGILGVENWGEGFLKKGDLNKALSGTEGLPFKMLLSHDPSHWDAQVRDTDIDVTLSGHTHGMQFGIEIPGIKWSPVKYRYPRWAGLYQEGKQFLYVNRGFGYHAYAGRIGMAPEITELTLTKA; this is encoded by the coding sequence ATGAAAGAGCGCGTAGTCATTTTTGTCTCAGTTGTATTTGTCATTTTATTCCTTTTGGACTTGTATTCATTTAAAGGAGTAAAACTTTTGGCTGAAGACATTTCCAAAAAATCTACTCAAGGGCTATTGTTGAAAGGCTATTGGGTATTCAATGTATTTATCTATTTACTTTTTGTTGCAGAAGTATTCCTATTTGAAAAATATAGAGTTCCAGGATATACCCCTTATTTCTTCATAGCCAATGCGCTAATCATGATGTCCATTTTCTCTAAACTGATCTTTGTACTATTCCACGGTGCAAATGATTTGGTGTATTGGACAAAAATGATTGGAGAATACCTCTTTTCAGCACCGAAAGTAGATGAAGAAACCGCTACCAAAATAAGTAGGGGGAAATTTTTAACCTATGTAGGTGCAGGTTTAGCTGCTGTTCCTGCCGGAGCATTTCTGTACGGAATGCTGAAAGGACGTTATGATTTTAGAGTGATCAAAAAAACACTTTCATTTGACAACCTACCAAAAGCTTTTGATGGTTTGAAGGTTGTTCAGATTTCTGATATTCATATTGGCAGTTTCCCGAAAGGTCACCCATCCGTGCAAAGAGCTGTTGAACAAATCAATGAATTGGAGCCTGATGTTATTCTTTTCACAGGTGATTTGGTCAATAACCTCGCGATTGAAACTGATGGTTGGGTAGATGTTATGAAACAGATGAAAGCCAAATATGGTAAGTATTCCATTCTTGGTAATCACGATTACGGAATGTACGTGCCTTGGGAAAACAAAAATGACCAAATCGCGAACTTTGATGCTGTAAAACAAGCCAACAGAGATATGGGCTTTGATCTTCTTTTGGATGAAAACAGAGTTCTTGAAAAAGATGGTGAGCGCATTGGTATTTTGGGTGTTGAAAACTGGGGTGAAGGCTTCTTGAAAAAAGGAGACTTGAACAAAGCACTAAGTGGGACAGAAGGTCTTCCATTTAAAATGTTACTTTCTCATGACCCTTCTCACTGGGATGCTCAAGTTCGTGACACAGACATTGACGTTACACTTTCTGGTCATACACACGGAATGCAATTTGGTATCGAAATTCCGGGTATCAAATGGAGTCCTGTAAAATACCGTTACCCAAGATGGGCTGGTTTATACCAAGAAGGAAAACAATTCTTGTACGTAAACAGAGGTTTTGGTTATCACGCATACGCTGGTCGTATCGGGATGGCTCCAGAAATTACAGAGTTGACTTTGACTAAAGCTTAA
- a CDS encoding deiodinase-like protein: protein MKTNTNNSQNYNYPRFKADFYQFHDFMGLKEGDRFIDYELMTAEGKKVKISDFLDKPLVFEMGSITCPMYGGHVNPMQEIAKRHPEYNFVVLYVREAHPGNIIKNHLSQTDKVAAAREAIRFYDDRRTILIDNLDGKAHKTYGELPNSMFIIGTDGVIKYVRAWNNTDYLEPILEHISKNQSPDNLKFRPAKPGVIQSFKTLFHGGWVAAYDFIVELPLLLKKHYKAGNLF, encoded by the coding sequence ATGAAAACAAACACAAACAACTCGCAGAATTATAATTACCCAAGATTTAAAGCTGATTTCTACCAATTCCATGACTTTATGGGTTTGAAGGAGGGTGATCGGTTCATTGACTATGAATTGATGACTGCCGAAGGAAAAAAAGTAAAGATTTCAGATTTTCTTGATAAGCCTCTAGTTTTCGAGATGGGAAGTATCACTTGCCCAATGTACGGAGGACATGTAAACCCTATGCAAGAAATTGCAAAACGTCATCCAGAATACAATTTTGTTGTTTTATATGTTCGTGAAGCTCATCCTGGAAATATCATCAAAAATCACTTAAGCCAAACGGATAAAGTAGCTGCGGCAAGAGAAGCAATTCGTTTTTACGATGACCGAAGAACCATTCTAATTGATAATCTAGACGGTAAGGCACATAAGACTTACGGAGAATTGCCTAATAGTATGTTTATCATCGGGACAGATGGGGTGATTAAATACGTAAGGGCATGGAATAATACCGATTACCTTGAACCAATTTTAGAGCATATCAGTAAAAATCAGTCCCCCGACAATTTGAAGTTCAGACCTGCTAAACCAGGAGTTATACAGTCATTTAAAACGCTATTCCATGGAGGTTGGGTAGCTGCTTATGATTTTATCGTAGAATTACCTCTACTCTTGAAAAAGCACTACAAGGCTGGCAATTTATTTTAA
- a CDS encoding Crp/Fnr family transcriptional regulator yields the protein MNDIKQTFKAFLQPVISTEKIIDELLTLLLEISEVKEYEKGTNLLKEGEYCKNAYIIHKGFIRRYTLQDGKDITLEFAHENEMITSIYSITTGKASLDYLEAVENSTVIQIGFQNIQELYHESIDSLYFGRLLRDRYYLSLEKRILSLQMHSAKERYDDLMTNQPEVIQRASLGQIATYLGITQETLSRVRKKSK from the coding sequence ATGAATGACATTAAGCAAACTTTTAAAGCCTTTTTACAGCCTGTTATATCCACAGAAAAGATTATAGATGAATTATTAACGCTTCTTTTAGAGATTTCTGAGGTCAAAGAATACGAAAAAGGAACTAATTTACTGAAAGAGGGAGAGTACTGTAAAAATGCCTACATCATTCACAAAGGCTTTATTCGTAGATATACGCTGCAAGATGGGAAAGATATTACATTAGAATTTGCTCACGAGAACGAAATGATCACTTCGATCTACTCTATCACAACAGGAAAAGCTTCATTAGATTATTTAGAGGCTGTAGAGAATTCTACGGTTATCCAAATTGGCTTTCAAAATATCCAAGAATTATATCATGAATCTATAGACTCACTTTATTTCGGACGATTGTTAAGGGATAGATATTATTTAAGTCTAGAAAAACGTATTCTTTCTCTTCAGATGCACTCCGCAAAAGAAAGATACGATGATTTGATGACAAACCAACCTGAAGTAATCCAAAGGGCTTCATTAGGGCAAATCGCTACCTATTTAGGGATTACGCAAGAAACCTTGAGTAGAGTGAGAAAGAAAAGTAAATAA
- a CDS encoding helix-turn-helix domain-containing protein: MPKTYSITEFTKYLNIDGCKSNKVHLTNYDDHSNLKLSSEPIIVDFYLMAIKLNFSETEAFGKTKEDTRNTFAFLDVPKKTLAWDVKQTWGGYHILLSEAVFKKYTDEYSFFKYENHESLFLTEEEEVVLIDIFKKAYDEYQKEDFNEAIILSYAQLILTYIHSYYKRQFDTRSNDYNKVVDSFLSELDGYFYEPEQEVYLPSVSFFADRANLSPNYFGDVIKHFTGKSPLEHIHENIVKQAKSKLRKTNLSISQIAYSLGFEYPTYFTRFFKKKTGLSPKVYRNQ, translated from the coding sequence ATGCCCAAGACCTATTCTATAACTGAATTCACAAAATATCTGAATATTGATGGATGTAAAAGCAACAAAGTCCACCTTACCAATTATGACGACCACTCAAACCTCAAACTTAGTTCTGAACCTATTATTGTTGATTTTTATTTGATGGCTATCAAATTGAATTTTAGTGAAACTGAAGCTTTTGGCAAGACAAAAGAAGACACCCGCAATACTTTTGCCTTTTTAGATGTCCCTAAAAAAACATTGGCTTGGGACGTAAAACAAACTTGGGGAGGCTATCATATACTACTAAGTGAAGCGGTTTTTAAAAAGTATACTGATGAATACAGCTTTTTCAAATACGAAAATCATGAGTCTTTATTTTTAACTGAAGAAGAAGAAGTTGTACTTATTGACATCTTTAAAAAAGCATATGATGAATATCAGAAAGAAGATTTTAACGAAGCAATTATTCTCTCTTATGCACAATTGATACTCACCTATATTCATTCATACTACAAACGCCAATTCGATACAAGAAGCAATGACTACAATAAAGTCGTTGATTCGTTCCTCTCAGAACTAGACGGTTATTTTTATGAACCCGAACAGGAAGTTTATTTACCTTCCGTGTCCTTCTTCGCAGATAGAGCCAATCTTTCTCCAAACTATTTCGGAGATGTGATTAAACACTTCACAGGTAAATCTCCACTAGAACATATTCATGAAAACATCGTCAAACAAGCAAAATCCAAACTCAGAAAAACCAACTTAAGTATCAGTCAGATTGCTTATAGTTTGGGTTTTGAATATCCTACCTATTTCACCCGTTTCTTCAAGAAAAAAACAGGGCTATCTCCTAAGGTCTATCGAAATCAGTAA